CAACAAGACCAACTCCAGTGTAGAGACCAAGAGTAACCAATGAATTAGTATTAGCCATAAAAAGCATCCAATCATCAAGGTTACCCATCAAACCAACAAAAACAAACAAGCCAACTATAAGGTACATAACAAATAATAAAGGCAGAAGCTGCCGCGCACTAAGTAACCTACTTCTCAGCTTTCTAAATCCCAACTTCTGTCTTTACAAATTACGTTTAAAGTAAACAAAAAATAGATTGAGTTCAGCAGGCTTAAGGCACAAAAACCGCTGCAGCTACTGTGGTTGTCCACAAACCATTTTTGTCTCCTGCTGCGGACTGTGTGATGTTTGCGGTTTTGATTATTAAACCTGTGGTTTTGAAAAGCTGTTTGCGTTCATCCCATGCTGTTTCAGGGTCAAACTGGATACCCATAGTTGTTGCTAGCATAGTAGCAGCTAAGTCTTCAGCGTAGTCACCTGCTGTTTCGTCAGTTTGCCCGTTTGAATGATGCTCGGATAGGTAGCCGTACTGATTCTTCTCGGAAGGAATAGCTACACCAATGGATGATGCAACAAGTCGGTGGGGTTCGTTGGTTGCGTTTCTTGCAATAACTACAAAGGTGATTTCGCCGGGATGAATCATTTTTAAGCCTTTTTCGCGTGTGACCAGTTCGCATGAGGGGGGAACAATGCTGGATACAGCGACCAGATTGCACATTTGTATGCCTGCATCTCGTAGGGCTAATTCAAATGATTGGAGTTGTTCTTTGTGTTTTCCAACTCCTTTTGTTAAGAAGAAGTGTTTTGGTATCATTTGGTGTCGAAAAACAATGATTACAGCATTTATTTAAAAACGTTTTTGTGGTAAATTATATTGCTGAATCTACATGAACCCGCATGGTTCAAGCCCCTAATTATTTATTGTTTGGGAGAAGGCTGCTGCTGCGAAATACAATGCAGTGTTCCAAACCCGTACACTAAGTCTTCGCAGTTAATTCCAACAATTTTTCTGTCAACAAACAGGTCCTGCAAAATCTCTAAGGCTTTCTGGTCATTATCATCACCAAAAACAGGAACCAAAACCACCCTGTTGCCAATGTAAAAGTTTGTGTAACTTGCGGGCAGCGACCCATCTTCGCCAAAAACACAAGGCATAGGCAACTTTACAATTTTTAGTTTGTTGCCGTCTTGGTCAACAGATTGACAAAGCAAATCATAATTTTCCTTCAATGCTTCATAGTTCTCATCCAACGTGTTCTCCTCAAAAGCACACACAACCGTAGTTGGATTCACAAACCGTGCAAGGTCATCAATGTGCCCGTCTGTGTCGTCGCCGCAGATGCCGTTTTTTAGCCAGATGATATGGGTTACGCCTAAGTTGTCTTTTAGGTGCTGCTCAATTTCTTCACGGGTCAGGTTGGGGTTTCGGTTGCTGTTTAGCAAGCACTGCTCGGTGGTGATTAGGGTGCCTTTGCCGTTAACTTCAATGGAGCCGCCTTCCAGCACGATGCCCGGTTTGAAACAGGTTATTTGCATTTCTTGATTTATGAATTGGGGGATTTGATGGTCTTTTAGGAGCGTGTCATACTTGTTGCCCCAACTGTTAAAAATCCAGTTCACCATCGCCAATTCGCAGTGACGGTTAATTATGAAGGTTGGACCGTAATCGCGGAACCACACATCCGCATAAGGAAACAAATGAAAACGAACCTTATCTAAATCAACACGCGCTTGCAGTAGCAAGCCTTCAACTTTAGCTCGCATCTGCTCATCCTTAACAAACAGGTTTACGGTTTCGCTTGTGTGGATGTTTTTGATGATTTCAACGTATGTTTGCTCAACTTTTTCTACGCGGTCAGGAAAAGTGGTGGGGTCATAGGGCCAAGCAAGCCAAATTGCATCGTGCCGTTCCCACTCTGCGGGCATGCGGTAACCCAGTTCACGGGGGGTTTTGCAGGCAACATTCTCCGTCAGTAACCCGTAAGTGTCTGGACGACGGTTCCGCAGAAAACCCCAGCCTTCCCGAATACGCAAATTAAAACCCAAATCCACACTGGCAACCAACACTTCCTCTTTATCGCTGCCTGCTTCTGCGAGAACTTCCCCAAAAGCATCACAAACAAACGAGCCACCCCAAAACCGAAGTTGCCCCTCCTCACCGACACGATTAACAGCCGCAACGTGAACGCCGTTTGCTATAGCGTGTCCCCGCTGCACAGTTTGCCAAGCATCATGCCAGTCACCATCAGCGGACTTGTGCCCTTTAATGTAGCCAATAGCAGTGGGGTAAAAGATTATGTCGGCACCTTGCAGGGTGAGGATTCGTGCGGCTTCAGGGAACCATTGGTCATAGCAGATAAGCACGCCAATTTTTGCGTACGCAGTCTGGTAAACCTTGTAACCATTATCGCCGAGTTGGAAGTAGTTCTGCTCATAAAACAGGGGGTCCTGAGGCACATGCATTTTACGGTAAGTATCCAACAGTGTCCCGTCCGCATCAATCACGACAGCAGAATTGTAAAACACCCCATTAGCAGTCTTCTCAAACAGGGGCACAACAATGACGATTTTATGTTTTTTAGCAAGCTCCGAGAAAACCGCGGTGGATTCTCCGGGGATGGATTCTGAGAAGGCTTGAGCATCTTGGTATTCTTCTTGGGGGAAGTAGCGTGTACGGTAAAGTTCCTGTAAGCAAACGATTTGGGCGCCTCTGCTTGCGGCTTGCTCTATCAGTTGCACCGTTTTTGTGAGGTTTGCCTTTAAGTCTTCGGAGACGCTACTTTGGATAAGTCCCACAGTGACGATCTGTCCTTCTTGGGGCACGGTTTTGGTTTTCTCGGGTATAGTTTATCCTTCCTAAATTGCAATAATTCGTGTTTACTGCTAAGAACCTTTCTGAAAAATAAAATCCAAAAGGAAGCAAAAATTTCTTTTGCCACGGATATTTTATTTTTGTTCCCAGTTATGGCTAAGTCGAAAATTAAATAAAAATTTGAATTGCCTACCAGAATCTTGTATGGCAATGATGGCATACTCTTTGGTTTTGACCCAACAGAACACCACAGTAGGGACATTGATAGTTTACGGGTTGATTATAATATGGATATCGATGATAGTTGTTGTAGGGCTGATTGACAGGGGTTTGATATAGTGGTGTTTGATGGTAAACGTTGGTCGCATTGTAGACTCTTGGGCGTGTAGCATAATTAGCTTGACCTCTTATGTCCTTACTTGAAAGCACTAGCCCAATTGAAACAATAGTGGAAACAAGTAAACACGCAATTGGTATCGCCGTAGAAAGCGGTATTAGTGAATTGTCACTAACAGAGTTTTTTGGTGTAACTGTTGGCGCTATTGAATATGATGCAGATGTTGGAGTTGCTGGTGCAGTCGGTTTAACGGTTGGTTTTGGTGTTGACACTGAACTGCTACCAGAGCCACCTGTAGCGGTTGAGGTTACGTTTGTGGTGGAAGTTGAAACTGATGCTGTATAGGGTTTCATTAATGGGTAGGAATCATGGTTGTCTGAATCTATTACGTAGGGTGTATCCCCTATGCCATCATTGTTTG
The Candidatus Bathyarchaeota archaeon genome window above contains:
- a CDS encoding agmatine deiminase family protein, which produces MPQEGQIVTVGLIQSSVSEDLKANLTKTVQLIEQAASRGAQIVCLQELYRTRYFPQEEYQDAQAFSESIPGESTAVFSELAKKHKIVIVVPLFEKTANGVFYNSAVVIDADGTLLDTYRKMHVPQDPLFYEQNYFQLGDNGYKVYQTAYAKIGVLICYDQWFPEAARILTLQGADIIFYPTAIGYIKGHKSADGDWHDAWQTVQRGHAIANGVHVAAVNRVGEEGQLRFWGGSFVCDAFGEVLAEAGSDKEEVLVASVDLGFNLRIREGWGFLRNRRPDTYGLLTENVACKTPRELGYRMPAEWERHDAIWLAWPYDPTTFPDRVEKVEQTYVEIIKNIHTSETVNLFVKDEQMRAKVEGLLLQARVDLDKVRFHLFPYADVWFRDYGPTFIINRHCELAMVNWIFNSWGNKYDTLLKDHQIPQFINQEMQITCFKPGIVLEGGSIEVNGKGTLITTEQCLLNSNRNPNLTREEIEQHLKDNLGVTHIIWLKNGICGDDTDGHIDDLARFVNPTTVVCAFEENTLDENYEALKENYDLLCQSVDQDGNKLKIVKLPMPCVFGEDGSLPASYTNFYIGNRVVLVPVFGDDNDQKALEILQDLFVDRKIVGINCEDLVYGFGTLHCISQQQPSPKQ
- a CDS encoding arginine decarboxylase, pyruvoyl-dependent; translation: MIPKHFFLTKGVGKHKEQLQSFELALRDAGIQMCNLVAVSSIVPPSCELVTREKGLKMIHPGEITFVVIARNATNEPHRLVASSIGVAIPSEKNQYGYLSEHHSNGQTDETAGDYAEDLAATMLATTMGIQFDPETAWDERKQLFKTTGLIIKTANITQSAAGDKNGLWTTTVAAAVFVP